From Streptomyces cyaneogriseus subsp. noncyanogenus, the proteins below share one genomic window:
- a CDS encoding class F sortase produces MGSPSVTRPGEERPRGTGRLVTGVAWAVLLLGLWLWGRTTTALPVAGPLGPATGDMAAAGRPPDVRLPPAHRPLGTAPPRRLDIPGLGIQAPVTARGLDARGALDPPPPGQPRTVGWYAAGPAPGAAGTALMVGRTGTGTRPAVFHQVSTLKPGDTIRVLRDGAGAAEFTVDDVRLLDRDRFDVHQAYGRRDAGRAELRLITCGGTPESAAGGCTANVVVSAYLTGTGR; encoded by the coding sequence ATGGGATCACCCAGCGTCACCAGGCCCGGCGAGGAACGCCCCCGTGGCACCGGCCGGCTCGTGACCGGCGTCGCCTGGGCGGTACTGCTGCTCGGGCTGTGGCTGTGGGGCCGGACCACCACGGCCCTGCCGGTGGCCGGTCCGCTCGGACCGGCCACCGGCGACATGGCGGCGGCCGGCCGCCCGCCCGACGTCCGGCTGCCGCCGGCGCACCGGCCGCTCGGCACGGCGCCGCCGCGGCGCCTGGACATCCCCGGCCTCGGCATCCAGGCGCCGGTGACGGCCCGCGGACTCGACGCCCGCGGCGCCCTCGACCCGCCGCCCCCCGGCCAGCCCCGCACCGTCGGCTGGTACGCCGCCGGTCCGGCCCCGGGCGCGGCCGGCACCGCGCTGATGGTGGGGCGCACCGGAACCGGGACCCGGCCCGCCGTCTTCCACCAGGTGAGCACGCTGAAGCCGGGCGACACCATCCGGGTGCTCCGGGACGGCGCCGGGGCCGCCGAGTTCACCGTGGACGACGTACGCCTCCTCGACCGCGACCGCTTCGACGTCCACCAGGCGTACGGGCGGCGCGACGCGGGGCGGGCCGAACTGCGGCTGATCACCTGCGGCGGCACCCCGGAGAGCGCGGCCGGCGGCTGTACGGCGAACGTGGTCGTCTCCGCGTATCTGACCGGAACCGGCCGGTGA
- a CDS encoding lytic polysaccharide monooxygenase auxiliary activity family 9 protein, translating to MRTRTKLSAAVVGLATTGALVLSSGGASGHGYTDLPISRQKLCQNGTVTNCGAIQWEPQSVEGPKGFPAAGPADGRICSANNTGFAQLDSPRTPSGGAWPTTKVSGGQSYTFRWQFTAMHATTDFKYYVTKPGWNQNHNLARSDLNLTPFLTVPYNGQRPPSTLSHSGTLPSGLSGHHVILAVWTVADTGNAFYACSDVTF from the coding sequence ATGCGTACCAGGACCAAGTTGTCCGCCGCCGTGGTGGGACTGGCTACCACCGGAGCCCTTGTGCTCTCCTCCGGTGGTGCCAGCGGCCACGGCTACACCGATCTCCCCATCAGCCGGCAGAAGCTCTGCCAGAACGGCACGGTCACCAACTGCGGCGCCATCCAGTGGGAGCCGCAGAGCGTCGAGGGCCCCAAGGGCTTCCCGGCCGCGGGACCGGCCGACGGGCGGATCTGTTCCGCCAACAACACCGGCTTCGCCCAGCTCGACAGCCCGCGCACGCCCTCGGGCGGCGCCTGGCCCACCACCAAGGTGTCCGGCGGCCAGAGCTACACCTTCCGGTGGCAGTTCACCGCCATGCACGCCACGACCGACTTCAAGTACTACGTCACCAAGCCGGGCTGGAACCAGAACCACAACCTGGCCCGGTCCGACCTCAACCTCACGCCGTTCCTGACGGTGCCGTACAACGGTCAGCGTCCGCCGTCCACGCTCTCCCACAGCGGCACGCTGCCGTCCGGGCTGAGCGGGCACCACGTGATCCTCGCGGTGTGGACGGTCGCCGACACGGGCAACGCGTTCTACGCCTGCTCGGACGTCACCTTCTGA
- a CDS encoding IclR family transcriptional regulator produces MALKHEPTAPYHSVQDALRVLETVARHGTGTTGTELARHTGLGPERLTALLRMLCREGYVERTGDGAYVTGEALSRTGSAHGRAEALRVRIQRALDRLRDSVGAAVYLSRYLDGEVRITQYADGPATPRVHEWVDFRCSAHATAIGKSLLAQLDHAGRRDHLARHRMARLTSHTITSRRTLLSRLEAQPPTAPVLDLQEYAVGTVCAAVPITAGAAAGCLALSLPAEDAHRLRRAADTLNRNAAPVLLSLAI; encoded by the coding sequence GTGGCGCTGAAGCACGAGCCGACCGCGCCGTACCACTCGGTCCAGGACGCGCTGCGCGTCCTGGAGACAGTGGCGCGGCACGGCACCGGGACCACCGGCACCGAGCTGGCCCGGCACACCGGCCTCGGCCCCGAGCGGCTGACGGCGCTGCTGCGGATGCTGTGCCGCGAGGGGTACGTCGAGCGGACCGGCGACGGGGCGTACGTGACGGGCGAGGCGCTGAGCCGGACCGGCTCCGCGCACGGCCGCGCGGAGGCCCTGCGCGTCAGGATCCAGCGCGCCCTCGACCGGCTGCGCGACTCGGTAGGCGCCGCGGTCTATCTCAGCCGGTACCTCGACGGCGAGGTCCGGATCACCCAGTACGCCGACGGCCCGGCCACGCCCCGGGTGCACGAGTGGGTGGACTTCCGCTGCTCGGCCCACGCCACCGCGATCGGCAAGAGCCTGCTGGCCCAGCTCGACCACGCCGGCCGCCGCGACCACCTCGCCCGGCACAGGATGGCCCGTCTCACCTCGCACACCATCACCAGCCGCCGGACGCTGCTGTCCCGTCTGGAGGCGCAGCCGCCCACGGCCCCCGTCCTCGACCTCCAGGAGTACGCCGTCGGCACGGTCTGCGCGGCCGTCCCGATCACCGCGGGCGCCGCGGCGGGCTGCCTCGCGCTGTCCCTGCCCGCCGAGGACGCCCACCGGCTGCGCCGGGCCGCCGACACCCTGAACCGGAACGCGGCGCCGGTGCTGCTGTCCCTGGCGATCTAG
- a CDS encoding amino acid ABC transporter ATP-binding protein — protein sequence MDPRPGSGPERPTRELVRLEQVSKRFGDRTVLDRLDFSVDAGKHVTLIGPSGSGKTTILRLLMTLTKPDEGTITVDGRTLYPAPEKQVREIRKNIGMVFQQFNLFPNMSVLRNITEAPVTVLGMSKDAAEERARELLELVGLSEHLDKLPGRLSGGQQQRVAIARALAMRPQVLLLDEVTSALDPELVAGVLDVLRDIARSTDITMLCVTHEMNFARDISDQVLMFDSGRVIEAGPPEKIFSEPEHDRTREFLSAVL from the coding sequence ATCGACCCCCGCCCCGGATCCGGTCCCGAGCGGCCCACGCGTGAGCTGGTGCGGCTGGAGCAGGTCAGCAAGCGGTTCGGGGACAGGACGGTGCTCGACCGGCTCGACTTCTCCGTGGACGCCGGCAAGCACGTCACCCTGATCGGGCCCTCCGGATCGGGCAAGACCACGATCCTGCGGCTGCTGATGACCCTGACCAAGCCCGACGAGGGCACGATCACCGTCGACGGCCGCACGCTGTACCCGGCACCCGAGAAGCAGGTCCGGGAGATCCGCAAGAACATCGGCATGGTGTTCCAGCAGTTCAACCTGTTCCCGAACATGTCGGTCCTCAGGAACATCACCGAGGCGCCGGTCACCGTCCTCGGCATGTCGAAGGACGCCGCCGAGGAGCGGGCGCGAGAGCTGCTGGAGCTCGTCGGGCTCAGCGAGCACCTGGACAAGCTCCCGGGCCGGCTCTCCGGCGGGCAGCAGCAGCGGGTGGCGATCGCCCGGGCGCTGGCCATGCGGCCCCAGGTGCTGCTGCTGGACGAGGTGACCTCGGCGCTGGACCCGGAACTGGTGGCCGGGGTGCTGGACGTGCTGCGGGACATCGCCCGCTCGACCGACATCACCATGCTCTGCGTGACCCACGAGATGAACTTCGCCCGGGACATCTCGGACCAGGTGCTGATGTTCGACTCGGGGCGGGTGATCGAGGCCGGTCCGCCGGAGAAGATCTTCAGCGAGCCGGAGCACGACCGGACCCGGGAGTTCCTCAGCGCGGTGCTCTGA
- a CDS encoding HAD-IIA family hydrolase — translation MADRKPIESWLTDMDGVLIHEGVPIPGADAFLKRLRESGKPFLVLTNNSMYTPRDLHARLRRMGLEVPIEAIWTSALATAKFLDDQRPGGSAYVIGEAGLTTALHDIGYVLTDHDPDYVVLGETRTYSFEAMTKAVRLINGGARFICTNPDETGPSTEGPLPATGAVAALITKATGKQPYFAGKPNPLMMRTGLNAIGAHSETSAMIGDRMDTDVLAGIEAGMQTFLVLTGLTAPGRIEDFPYRPSQVVDSIADLVDRI, via the coding sequence ATGGCAGACCGCAAGCCCATCGAATCGTGGCTCACCGACATGGACGGCGTCCTCATCCACGAGGGGGTGCCGATCCCCGGGGCCGACGCCTTCCTCAAGAGGCTGCGCGAGTCCGGCAAGCCCTTCCTGGTCCTGACCAACAACTCCATGTACACCCCGCGCGACCTGCACGCCCGGCTGCGCCGCATGGGTCTGGAGGTGCCGATCGAGGCCATCTGGACCTCGGCGCTGGCCACCGCCAAGTTCCTCGACGACCAGCGGCCCGGCGGCTCGGCGTACGTCATCGGCGAGGCGGGCCTGACCACCGCCCTGCACGACATCGGGTACGTCCTCACCGACCACGACCCGGACTACGTCGTCCTCGGCGAGACCCGCACCTACTCCTTCGAGGCCATGACGAAGGCGGTGCGCCTCATCAACGGCGGCGCCCGGTTCATCTGCACCAACCCCGACGAGACCGGCCCCTCCACCGAGGGGCCGCTCCCCGCGACCGGCGCGGTGGCCGCCCTCATCACCAAGGCGACCGGCAAGCAGCCCTACTTCGCGGGCAAGCCCAACCCGCTGATGATGCGCACCGGTCTCAACGCCATCGGCGCCCACTCCGAGACCAGCGCGATGATCGGCGACCGCATGGACACGGACGTGCTGGCCGGGATCGAGGCCGGGATGCAGACCTTCCTGGTCCTCACCGGCCTGACCGCCCCCGGGCGGATCGAGGACTTCCCCTACCGGCCGTCCCAGGTCGTGGACTCCATCGCGGATCTCGTCGACCGGATCTGA
- a CDS encoding SPFH domain-containing protein: MSTTTSHTPESGGPAEGTARPGRLIRNEATTEIPVHLLFRDDAHPAPVPLRPAVVARRQGTGEQPRLRRPAAARPAPAVEVDPDLVERPARVLPGAAGVLAGVCGVAGCLVTSWWAGVLPLLAAVPPSPGAGLGAAQWAAYAGAGALGLFGLGGLARGRTGRAWVLGLFGRYRGTVRRTGLMWVNPLLLRRRVDVRLRHWRSEPMPAADRNGVPLHVVTLVVWRVRDTARASLAVEDHETYLRECVEAALARVPVGVPGGGRGAVEAAGDALTRLVAADMAPVGLQVFSVRPVRVEYAPEIAAAMYRRRIAALDAEQRAHVLTSVVDSVEDTVTRLTMRGLVELDDYERKVLVRDLTVAFCAGRAEAGP; this comes from the coding sequence ATGAGTACGACCACGTCACACACGCCCGAGTCCGGCGGCCCGGCGGAGGGGACGGCCCGGCCCGGGCGGCTCATCCGGAACGAGGCCACCACCGAGATCCCCGTCCACCTGCTCTTCCGTGACGATGCCCATCCGGCGCCGGTGCCGCTGCGGCCCGCGGTCGTGGCCCGGCGGCAGGGCACGGGGGAGCAGCCCCGGCTGCGCCGCCCGGCGGCCGCCCGGCCCGCGCCCGCCGTGGAGGTCGACCCGGATCTGGTGGAGCGTCCGGCCCGGGTGCTGCCCGGCGCGGCGGGCGTGCTCGCCGGGGTCTGCGGTGTGGCCGGCTGCCTGGTCACCTCCTGGTGGGCGGGTGTCCTGCCGCTCCTCGCGGCGGTGCCGCCGTCCCCCGGCGCGGGGCTGGGCGCGGCCCAGTGGGCGGCGTACGCGGGGGCGGGCGCGCTCGGCCTGTTCGGCCTGGGCGGACTGGCCCGGGGGCGGACCGGGCGGGCCTGGGTGCTCGGTCTGTTCGGCCGTTACCGGGGGACCGTGCGGCGCACCGGCCTGATGTGGGTCAACCCGCTGCTGCTGCGCCGCCGGGTCGACGTACGGCTGCGGCACTGGCGCAGTGAGCCGATGCCCGCGGCCGACCGCAACGGGGTGCCGCTCCACGTGGTGACGCTGGTGGTGTGGCGGGTGCGGGACACCGCGCGGGCCTCGCTCGCCGTCGAGGACCACGAGACGTATCTGCGCGAGTGCGTCGAGGCGGCGCTCGCCCGGGTGCCGGTGGGGGTGCCGGGCGGTGGGCGGGGCGCCGTGGAGGCGGCCGGTGACGCGCTGACCCGGCTGGTGGCGGCGGACATGGCGCCGGTGGGGCTTCAGGTGTTCTCGGTGCGCCCGGTGCGGGTGGAGTACGCCCCGGAGATCGCCGCGGCGATGTACCGCCGCCGGATCGCCGCCCTGGACGCCGAGCAGCGGGCGCATGTGCTCACCTCGGTCGTGGACTCGGTGGAGGACACGGTGACCCGGCTGACCATGCGCGGGCTGGTGGAGCTCGACGACTACGAGCGGAAGGTGCTGGTGAGGGACCTGACGGTGGCCTTCTGCGCGGGCCGGGCAGAGGCCGGCCCCTGA
- a CDS encoding peptidoglycan-binding protein, whose product MNTPVFEEFDPASDCDCPGCRHWRSVLPFSARSPAGRAPGHPAAHRALIAATAAAAAGTALGASPAAAAPAAAHAPHRPGVPAGDEPGTPQGGAAPLHGPGSGVPRPTSGVVIPATTRAQIIERAQTWVTAKVPYSMTAYWSDGYRQDCSGYVSMAWSLPGNEWTGSLGQYADRITKEELQPGDILLFHNPADPQNGSHVVIFGGWTDSAHTQYTAYEQTPPHTRRQTTPYAYWSNSASYLPYRYKGLTTGTAASAASAAAAARNGAPAPGNAARVTGGAGAPSSHGASSPHGAPSSHGVPGYPGRAMFRPGARNAYVTQLGRQLVKKGFGAYYTTGPGPRWGEADRRGVEAFQRAQGWRGGAADGYPGPETWRRLFS is encoded by the coding sequence ATGAATACTCCGGTATTCGAAGAATTCGATCCCGCGAGCGACTGCGACTGCCCGGGCTGCCGCCACTGGCGGAGCGTCCTGCCGTTCTCCGCCCGGTCCCCGGCCGGCCGGGCCCCCGGCCACCCGGCCGCGCACCGCGCGCTGATCGCGGCCACCGCCGCCGCGGCGGCCGGCACCGCCCTGGGCGCGAGCCCCGCCGCGGCGGCCCCGGCCGCCGCCCACGCCCCCCACCGGCCGGGCGTGCCCGCCGGTGACGAGCCCGGGACCCCGCAGGGCGGCGCGGCCCCGCTGCACGGCCCCGGCTCCGGTGTGCCCCGGCCGACGTCCGGGGTGGTGATCCCCGCGACGACCCGCGCGCAGATCATCGAGCGGGCGCAGACCTGGGTCACCGCCAAAGTGCCGTACAGCATGACAGCCTACTGGTCCGACGGTTACCGGCAGGACTGCTCGGGCTATGTCTCGATGGCCTGGAGCCTGCCCGGGAACGAATGGACGGGCAGTCTCGGCCAGTACGCGGACCGCATCACCAAGGAGGAACTCCAGCCCGGCGACATCCTGCTCTTCCACAACCCGGCCGACCCGCAGAACGGCTCGCACGTGGTGATCTTCGGCGGCTGGACGGACTCCGCGCACACCCAGTACACCGCCTACGAGCAGACACCCCCGCACACCCGCCGCCAGACCACCCCGTACGCCTACTGGAGCAACTCCGCCAGCTACCTGCCCTACCGGTACAAGGGCCTGACGACCGGCACGGCCGCCTCGGCCGCCTCTGCCGCCGCGGCGGCCCGGAACGGCGCGCCGGCCCCGGGGAACGCGGCGCGGGTCACGGGCGGAGCCGGAGCGCCCTCCTCGCACGGGGCGTCCTCCCCGCACGGAGCGCCCTCCTCCCACGGGGTGCCCGGCTATCCGGGCCGGGCGATGTTCCGTCCGGGGGCGCGCAACGCGTACGTCACCCAGTTGGGGCGGCAGCTCGTGAAGAAGGGATTCGGCGCGTACTACACCACCGGGCCCGGACCCCGCTGGGGCGAGGCGGACCGGCGGGGCGTCGAGGCGTTCCAGCGCGCCCAGGGCTGGCGGGGCGGCGCGGCGGACGGCTATCCGGGGCCGGAGACCTGGCGGCGGCTCTTCTCCTGA